The genome window TATGAATTAAGCAACATTGTTGTTTAGCTAATGGGTGAGCCTGACTGATAATCTGCTCAAGCCCCTTAAAGCCATCTGTAACTACAAGAGAAATCTGTTGGATTCCTTGGTTTTGAAGCTTGTCTAACAGGGTGGACCAAGAAGCATTGTTTTCTTGAGGCAACTGTGCATAGCATATCTCTATGCGACTAAAGTCGCTAGAGCTATCCTAATTGCGCACCGCCAGTTCTCATAGAAAAAAACACCTTGCAAGATGCAAAGTGTTTTCGTTTGTATTCTGCTGTCCAGCAACGAATTAACGTTTAGAGAACTGGCTAGCTTTACGAGCCTTTTTCAAGCCTGTTTTCTAGTATTTTTATATCTATTGGCAGATTATCCGACTTATCCCCATCAACATCTGACTCTAACTCAACCTCTGAAGAAATCCTAATATTGCGTACTTTGATATATTCGATATTATTGTTACCTACTAGATCCCCTTTTTAATAAATCTGGGATAGCCGATAATTTAGAAATGATGGATGAATCCTTTAAAATCAAGATATTTCCATATTCATCTGTATTTTCATCAAATAGTTTTTTGTCTGCATAGTAATTGGATAGAAGAACTAAGACCTGAGTAGCTTCACCTTCATAATTGCCATTTTTGCTTTCAAAAGGTAATAATTGCTTGTTCATAGCTTGGCGAATCAGTTGCACCAGCCAAATTAATTGTCTTGACCGACGAATAAAGCGACTTCTTTCAAGGATTCGACCATAAGGAAACAGTTGGCAGATTCTATAAAAGTGTCGATGTGATTCGGCACGCTCATCAGACTCGCTACACAGAGCTGGTACATAATATCTGCTATAATTTTCTGGAAGATTTGGTCAAGCGGTCTTTTAGCCGTGTGACAGGCATACAGGAAAAACACTATTTATTTACTTTTTGCACGGGAGGCTTTAAGATGTTGCTGGACGCCTTTCTTGATAATCACTCAGAGTCGCCAGAGTGTCTGGGCTGGGATATGGCAAAGATATACCGCTGCCTGAAACTGTTCTTTGACGCTGATAAACGCGACATATCAATTAAAATGTCGCACTAAAATGATTGAAAAGTGATTGAAACTGTATTATAATGAACGTATATATTTAGAAAAGAGGTACTAACTATGGAAAACCTAGTAGTTTCAGTCTTTAACACTGAAAGCGAAGCTTATCAGTCCTTTGCGGATTTGAAGGCTTTCCGCCAAACTCAGACGACCAAGGTTGCTCAAATCGCCTTGGTCAAAAATGAAAACGGTCACATCGTTGAAAAAGAACGCTATGACTTTGAAGATTCAACGACGGATGCAACCCTAGAAGGTGGCTTGCTCGGTGCAGTTATCGGGCTTTTGGGTGGTCCTATCGGCGTCTTGTTTGGTTATGGTATTGGCAGCCTCTATGGTTTGGCTGCTGGTGATACCGTTGATACGGCAGAAGCTGGCTTGATTGACGTTGTGTCTCAAAAATTGATCGACGGCGAAACAGCCGTTGTCGCCTTGGTGCAAGAAAACAACGAAGCAGTCATCGATGCTTACTTCACCAAGTACGACACCCAAATCGTGCGTTGGGATGTAGCAACCGTCGTAGCCGAAATCGAAGCAGCTCTGCAAGTCCAAGAAGACCTCTACAACCAGGCACGTGCACAAATGAAGGCTGAACGTAAAGCCGAACGCAAGGCTAAACTTGAAGAATTCAAGGCAAATGTCAAAGCAAAATTTGACAAATTGAAAGCCTAACGTCTAAGCGTCTCATAAATTTAAATGTGACTGAGACGCCATTTAAAATTTATGTGCGTCGGATTCTCACAGTTAAATAATTGCGTTGACAAAGCCGTTACAGCCGTTCTTCCATTCTTTGAAAAGAATGTTTAATAGACAAGAAATCTGGACTAGTATTGGTCTGGATTTTTTTGTGAATATAGAGGTCATAGCTTTTTGACTATGCTTCGTTATAATTAGAAAAATTTTAAGTTTTATCAAGATGAAATCAGTCAGACGAAGACATCCCGAATTAGCACCAGCATCACCACACAAACTAAGACATACTGGTGCTACTCTTGCTAAACAAGCAGGTGTTTCTCTTGAAGCCTTCTCAGAAGCTCTTACTCATAGTGATAAAGAGATTACAAAAACTTACGTTAATATCAAAGATAAAGTCAATCAGACTGTAGGTGATATTGCTTTTCGTAGTTTAAAAAATTGATGGGGTGAATATGGGGTGAATTTTGGGGTGAACTTTGATTTTTTGAAACAAAAAAGACATCCAAGAAATAATTCTTGAATGTCTGTAAACGTTGATATAATCGTATTGATTAACGTTTTGAGAATTGTGATGCTTTACGAGCTTTCTTAAGACCTGGTTGGAAACACTTCTATTTGAATACGTTTCAAAATGCGCTTAAAATCAATGTTTTCTCACGTTTTCAGAAAGAACAATTTCATCTAATTTGAATAACTTTCATTTGAATGGTGTGAATTTTACACTAAAAATACACGAATTGAGCTAGATTTTACCAAAAAGTTCACACCATTATTACCTTCGAATCATTAAAAAATAAAGCAAGTAATTTTTAATAGTCACTTGCTTTTTGTATCAATGACTTTTTACAAAATCTAAAATATCTTCGTAGGTTAATTCTGATGCCGCTACACCCAATCCGAGATGAACCAACTCTTCATCAGTACAATCAAGCATAATATCGTTAAGTTCTAGTAGCACAAGCATTACAAAAATACCAATGCGCTTATTTCCATCTAAAAAAGCGTGATTCTTAATCAAAGAATAACAAAGCCTAGATGCCTTTTCTTCAATAGTTGGATATTGATCAACTCCAAAATAAGTGTCAAAAACATTCGAAAGCGAGGCCTCAACTAACCCCTTGTCTCGTACACCATCCATTCCTCCCGTAGATATAATCAATTGACTATGTAAGGCAACAACCTGTTCAACGGTTAATCGCTTCATTTAGCTAATTCCTTCAAGGCTTCTAGGTGGCGTGACAAGATAGAGCTTGCCACCTCGTCAACACTAGCTTGATCTGCAACAACAGCTTCTGTCTGTTCTACTTGAACCAAGGTGTTATAGTCAACTAAAACATATTTAGGTTTATTGTTTTTCAAAATAACAGCTGTACCCTTACTATCAACCATACGAGCAACTTTAGAGAAATTCTGATTTGCCTCCGTGATTGGAATTAAATTTTCAAGATTAATTTGCATTGTCATCGCCTCCTTTTGTTTATCATACCATTATTAAGCAACAAAAGCAAAAATATAGGATGGATTTATCCTATATTAAGTGAAATAACTTAGTAATTTGAGGGGGGGTTTAGATCTTGCGTACGGTAAATGAGAATACTTTCATGCTCAACTATAGTAAAATGATGGCAGCTCATAAGACTTCCTTTCGTAACTAGTTCGTTCAATTCTATTTTACTAGAAAATCTTATGAGCTTTTATTATCATGTACTCATAAATTAGCCCTTCGTCACTTATTAATTCCCCCCATCTCTCTCAACCGTTCCTGTCCCAACTTCAACATCTCTTCCTCCACCTTACTCCATTTTCCAAATAGGCATTCGTGTAGAACTTCTGTTGCTGAGGTTTCGTCTACATGCGAATCATAAACACACGATTGATCTCTTTGATAAATTTGAATTTGTCTAAAAAGTTTATCCTTTTCCAACTCCCGTAAGTTATCAACCAAATGTTCTACAATTCCATCATGGTGTGCTTTAGGAGTTGCTCTAGCTTGACTAGGATCTATGGCGTAGAGCTCCTCATAACGTATCAAAGTACTGAGATAGGACAATTTTGGCTTGGTCGCTATTAGTGCAAGTGAGACTTGATATCCTTTAGTTATCAATAATTGTGCCGTTTTTCTAGGAACTTCTGTTGTTCTCAAGGTGCCCTCGATTAACAAATGATAACCTTGTTTACTCAATTCATCTACGAGATATTCAACCATTTGTCCCGCGAATACTTTGGTATAATCCACACTATCTTTTCCATACTTTTCCTGTAAGCCAAGGTAGTTCGGATGAAAAGAGCGATAACTATCTCCATCAATGATAATGATATTACCTTGAAATTCCCTTTGTTTAATACGATGAATCGTTGTTTTCCCAGCACCACTCTGTCCACCTAGCAAGATAGCCTTGGGCTGAGACGAAGTTGTTTTACCACGAGTTAAAGAACGAACGAGTCGTCTGGATGCTCGTTCAAAATCATCTTGACTAAATTCTTCTAGTTTCATTAAGCCACCACCAGATGAGTAGCTTGTTCTAGCATCCGTTCAATGCCATCCAAATAGCCATTATATCGCTCTACTTCATCAAAAGTCCCCACAAGATAAATCTTCGTGTTCAGCAAATCAGACAAATCATCGCTCATTAGAACCCAAGGATTAGAAGTATCATCAAATGCAATTCCTTGTTCATCTTGAAAACGATAAAGTTGCGCTAAGATATTCGCCCCTCGTTCTTTAATCACTTCAATTTTCAGAGTGAGCTGGTAATCTTCCACTGGCGTGAGCATCTTTTCCTCTCCTACAATATCGATATAGGAAACATTAAATTTCTGGCAGATACGATCTATTAATTCTGTCGAAATTGAACTTGTTCCATTTTCATAACGACTTAGGCTATTTCGAGAGATACCAACAATCTTTGCGAACTCAGGCTGGGTTAGATCATGTGTTTTACGTAACGCTTTAATATTTTCTCCGATCATGAAGGTCCTCCTTTTATTTATTTCTATTATAGCACAAAATTTAGAAACGCACCAAAAATGGTGCGTTGTTATGACTGAGAGATAAAATGTCACACATTCAATTATTGAAGAAAAAATCACTATAAGGCTGTTCAAAAGTCTTTGAGAGTATAAAAAATAAGAAAGCTACAATTGAAAACATATTAGAGATAGGAATCTATGGTATACTAGTGATAATAAATAGTTATCGGTAGGAGAATGATTGATGAGTAATAAAACATGCTTTGTAGTCATGGGATATGGGGTTAAAAAAATTCCTGGAACTTTAGTCAAACTGAATTTAGACGATGTTTATTTTAAGTTTATAAAGCCTGTATTATCTCGAAATCATTTAAAATCAGTCTACTCCACACAAGCATATCGAGGAGATGAAGTTCCAACTTCATTAGCTATTAATAAAAACTTCATAACATCTATTTTTTTAGCTGATATTGTGATTGCTGATATAAGCACTTTAAATCAAAATGCAATTTATGAGTTGGGACTTCGGCATGCAATGAGGCCAAAATCTACAATTATACTTTGTGAAGAACTAACTATTAGCAAATACCCATTTTTTGATATTTCAATGAATCCTCAATTAAGATATCATAGAAAGAAAATAGTATCGGATGAAAACTATAGAAAATCTCTGCAAGATGAATTAGAAGATATATTAATTTCTTGCCTAGAATCCAATACCGATTATATTGATAGTCCTGTATTTGATTTCAATTTGTATAAGATTAAACCATTAGTTCAATTAGATAAAAATGTACATGTAGCAGGAGCATCTATAAGGACAATGATTGAAAAAGCTGAAAATTTGAAGGAAAATATGCTGTTTAAAGAAGCCGAAAATCAGTACCTTCAAGTTTTAAACTTATCCTTTGATGAAGATATACTTTCTCAATATCTATTATGTAGCTATAAAAAAGATTTGTCCCTAGAAAATTTGCTTTTAACCTTATCATACGTTAATGAGAACATAGATTTAGCTACATCGACAAACGAAAACTTACTGGGTATTGTTGCAGCAATAAATAAACAAATATTTGGCCTAACTAAAGAATGCAAATTTTTAGAACAAGCTAGAAGATATTACAAAAATGGCTCAAACTTTGAAAGTGGGAATCTTTATTGTGCTAGAAACTACTGTGCACTTTTGTTAAAACAATATTGTATATCAAAAGATATTGAATCAATAAAAGAGTATTACTACTCTGCTGTTCATTTTGCTAAAACTTGCTTAACAGAATTACAATTTCTCAAACGAGAAGAAACTGATCTTGACAATACTTGGTATAATGAAAACATTAAAGATTTGACCCTAATTGCATTTGGTACTGATGAATCAATTATTGAATTTAAGCCTGTTACAAAAAGGCAAGAAGAGACGGTAAGCTCAGGTCGTAAAGAGCTAAAGCATGATTATCATGAAACTCTAAAAATAATTAAAGGGAAATGAGCAATTTTGCTCACTTCCCTTTTTAAAATCTTTTATCTCTTGATAATTTCCAATAATGTAAACCTAGTGGTGTCAAACGGCAAGACTTACTATTCATAGCAGCAAAGTACATATGCTCCTCTCCAACAGGTTCGATCAAACCTACGCTTTCATAAAGCTGTAACTCTTTAAATTTACCAACATTTTCTTCTTTTGCGAAAGGTTCTTTATATTCATGAGTTACTTCAGGAGTATTGGTAAATTCAAATGATGGATCTAATTGAAATTCTGAAGTAGCTTCTGGAAAATATTGATGAAGTTTTCGTAGCACCTTTTTTGATACTTTAGCTTCAACAGTTCTGATAGGTAAAAATCCTGTTATATTTGTTTTAAATAGCGGCCTTTGTTCCCATACTCCAAGTGACTGATCAACAAAAGAATATAAACTAGCAGGAGTGATATTCCCGCTAACATCTGCTGCTCCACCTTTTAGCCCCTGAATTAGTAATTCAGTAAACACACCATGACCAGTTATTCCATCCTCAATAGCAACCTCATCACGATCGCTGGCTGTTAGAATAGTAACACCTTTTCCAATCATGGTATTCGATGAGTCTATAGGACTACAATCTCCTAACTTTCCAGAATAACAACAATCTAAGATGATAATTTTATTTCGACTTTTTGAAGTGTTTGCTAGTCGAAGTATATCATTCATAGAAATTCCCATATCATAGCCATTAAAATCTGGTGTTACGATTTGACCAGCCATCTCATCTGTCCCATGTCCTGAGAAATAAAAGAGTGCAATGTCAGATTCTCCTTCTTTAAATAAAGAATGAAGGTCCTCCAATAACTCTGCTTTTGTTTGTATATTAAGTTTTAGCTTAACACTGAAATTAGGGGAACCATCCTCGTTCTCCTCCAATAATTTCGCTATCTCCTCTGCATCATTAGTACACCCCCCTAACGGAGCCTGAGAATATGCATCGATACCAACAATTAATGCCTTGTTTTTTAACATAAATTATACCTCACAATTGTTTTATCCAAGCGCTAATCTTTTCCCAATTCCAATCTACTACAGGAAGATAGCCACATTCATTTGGAATCGTCGCACCAATATGATCTTTGTTCCCATAAATTGCAAGTAGTGGTATCCCCTCATCTATAGCACAGTTCATTTCCCAAATTTGCCCATCTGCTTTCTTGGTATTCCTAGTAATGATAGAAATCATACCGTCACACCCTCTAATTCTTGTTCTACATTTAGTTTTCCATTGAGAATCCCAAGGTTGTTTAACAGACATATCCACAAATTCAAATGGAGAGTTTGTATTTCTTGATTGGCCCCTTAGAAAATCTCGTAAATTTTCATCCTCAATGGCAAAACTTATAAAGATTCTTTTCATCTAAATACCTCCCTTTAAAAGTATTTTTGTTTGTATTAT of Streptococcus sp. S5 contains these proteins:
- a CDS encoding tyrosine-type recombinase/integrase — its product is MKSVRRRHPELAPASPHKLRHTGATLAKQAGVSLEAFSEALTHSDKEITKTYVNIKDKVNQTVGDIAFRSLKN
- the pezT gene encoding type II toxin-antitoxin system toxin PezT; translation: MKLEEFSQDDFERASRRLVRSLTRGKTTSSQPKAILLGGQSGAGKTTIHRIKQREFQGNIIIIDGDSYRSFHPNYLGLQEKYGKDSVDYTKVFAGQMVEYLVDELSKQGYHLLIEGTLRTTEVPRKTAQLLITKGYQVSLALIATKPKLSYLSTLIRYEELYAIDPSQARATPKAHHDGIVEHLVDNLRELEKDKLFRQIQIYQRDQSCVYDSHVDETSATEVLHECLFGKWSKVEEEMLKLGQERLREMGGINK
- a CDS encoding type II toxin-antitoxin system death-on-curing family toxin, with product MKRLTVEQVVALHSQLIISTGGMDGVRDKGLVEASLSNVFDTYFGVDQYPTIEEKASRLCYSLIKNHAFLDGNKRIGIFVMLVLLELNDIMLDCTDEELVHLGLGVAASELTYEDILDFVKSH
- a CDS encoding TIR domain-containing protein gives rise to the protein MKRIFISFAIEDENLRDFLRGQSRNTNSPFEFVDMSVKQPWDSQWKTKCRTRIRGCDGMISIITRNTKKADGQIWEMNCAIDEGIPLLAIYGNKDHIGATIPNECGYLPVVDWNWEKISAWIKQL
- the pezA gene encoding type II toxin-antitoxin system antitoxin PezA yields the protein MIGENIKALRKTHDLTQPEFAKIVGISRNSLSRYENGTSSISTELIDRICQKFNVSYIDIVGEEKMLTPVEDYQLTLKIEVIKERGANILAQLYRFQDEQGIAFDDTSNPWVLMSDDLSDLLNTKIYLVGTFDEVERYNGYLDGIERMLEQATHLVVA
- a CDS encoding type II toxin-antitoxin system Phd/YefM family antitoxin, encoding MQINLENLIPITEANQNFSKVARMVDSKGTAVILKNNKPKYVLVDYNTLVQVEQTEAVVADQASVDEVASSILSRHLEALKELAK
- a CDS encoding caspase family protein, whose protein sequence is MLKNKALIVGIDAYSQAPLGGCTNDAEEIAKLLEENEDGSPNFSVKLKLNIQTKAELLEDLHSLFKEGESDIALFYFSGHGTDEMAGQIVTPDFNGYDMGISMNDILRLANTSKSRNKIIILDCCYSGKLGDCSPIDSSNTMIGKGVTILTASDRDEVAIEDGITGHGVFTELLIQGLKGGAADVSGNITPASLYSFVDQSLGVWEQRPLFKTNITGFLPIRTVEAKVSKKVLRKLHQYFPEATSEFQLDPSFEFTNTPEVTHEYKEPFAKEENVGKFKELQLYESVGLIEPVGEEHMYFAAMNSKSCRLTPLGLHYWKLSRDKRF
- a CDS encoding DUF1269 domain-containing protein — its product is MENLVVSVFNTESEAYQSFADLKAFRQTQTTKVAQIALVKNENGHIVEKERYDFEDSTTDATLEGGLLGAVIGLLGGPIGVLFGYGIGSLYGLAAGDTVDTAEAGLIDVVSQKLIDGETAVVALVQENNEAVIDAYFTKYDTQIVRWDVATVVAEIEAALQVQEDLYNQARAQMKAERKAERKAKLEEFKANVKAKFDKLKA